A genomic stretch from Falco naumanni isolate bFalNau1 chromosome 4, bFalNau1.pat, whole genome shotgun sequence includes:
- the HAPLN4 gene encoding hyaluronan and proteoglycan link protein 4 yields MRPQSPWAAGPAALLLLAGVLASDPPLSTRGRKKVVHVMEGDSGAVVVQTAPGKVVTHRGGTIILPCRYHYDVSAHDPAEIRLKWTKVTEPMAFVDVFVALGKARRAFGSYRGRTALQEDGFGDASLIIRNVTLQDYGRYECEVTNELEDDTGMVKLDLEGVIFPYHPRLGRYTLNFHEAQQACLEQDGILASHDQLHQAWLEGMDWCNAGWLEDGSVQYPISRPREECGRKDTPVGVRNYGYRHKESEHYDAFCFTSNLNGKVYFLKTYRKLSYTEAVQACKNNGAAVAKVGQLYAAWKIQLLDRCEAGWLEDGSIRYPIVNPRARCGGREPGVRNLGFPDKKYKLFGVYCFKKAGEAAPEKALGGGHPNRV; encoded by the exons ATGCGTCCCCAAAGTCCCTGGGCAGCCGGCccggcagctctgctgctcctcgCTGGTGTCCTCGCCTCCGACCCGCCGCTCAGCACCCGGGGACGGAAGAAGGTGGTCCATGTCATGG AGGGTGACAGCGGGGCCGTGGTCGTGCAGACAGCCCCGGGGAAGGTGGTGACACACCGGGGCGGCACCATCATCCTGCCCTGCCGGTACCACTACGACGTGTCCGCCCACGACCCGGCCGAGATCCGCCTCAAGTGGACCAAGGTGACGGAGCCCATGGCCTTCGTGGATGTCTTTGTGGCGCTGGGGAAGGCGCGGCGGGCGTTTGGCAGCTACCGCGGCCGCACGGCTCTGCAGGAGGACGGCTTCGGCGACGCCTCACTCATCATCCGCAACGTCACCCTGCAAGACTATGGCCGCTATGAGTGCGAGGTCACCAACGAGCTGGAGGATGACACCGGCATGGTCAAGCTGGACCTCGAAG GCGTGATCTTCCCCTACCACCCGCGGCTGGGTCGCTACACCCTGAACTTCCACGAGGCGCAGCAGGCGTGCCTGGAGCAGGACGGCATCCTGGCCTCGCACGACCAGCTGCACCAGGCCTGGCTGGAGGGCATGGACTGGTGCAATGCCGGCTGGCTGGAGGATGGCTCCGTGCAGTATCCCATCTCCCGGCCGCGGGAGGAGTGCGGCCGCAAGGACACACCAGTGGGGGTACGCAACTACGGCTACCGACACAAGGAGAGCGAGCACTACGACGCTTTCTGCTTCACCTCCAACCTCAACG GCAAAGTCTACTTCTTGAAGACCTACCGCAAGCTGAGCTACACCGAGGCGGTGCAGGCCTGCAAGAACAACGGGGCGGCCGTGGCCAAGGTGGGCCAGCTCTACGCTGCCTGGAAGATCCAGCTGCTGGACCGCTGcgaggctggctggctggaggatGGCAGCATCCGCTACCCCATCGTCAACCCCCGGGCACGCTGCGGGGGCCGGGAGCCCGGCGTGCGCAACCTGGGCTTCCCAGACAAGAAGTACAAGCTCTTTGGGGTTTATTGCTTCAAAAAAGCTGGCGAGGCTGCCCCCGAGAAGGCGCTGGGTGGGGGGCATCCCAATCGCGTGTGA